The Porphyromonas sp. oral taxon 275 DNA window TCCACGTAGCGGCGGATGTAGCGGGCCAGTGAGCGGTAGTTGGCCTTATTGCCACTGCCGAAGTACTCGCTGATGCGCTTGCCCTCCTTGCTGCCGAGGGTGTTGATATTGTTCTCGTCGGTGGTGGCGAAGAGGACGAGATGCTTGGCCCCGTGCTTCCCCTGCTCGGCGATCTTAGCCCGGTCCTCTGCTGTCCACTTCAGCCCCATGCCGAAGGTCAGGACGCAGTCGTAGTCCTCCAGCTTATCCAGCTCCGTCTGCTCGAGCTCGTCATAGCTGATGTGCCTGCTGTCATTGGAGCGGATGATACCCGAGGACATATAGCCTGGGAAGTTGACCAGAGCGATGCGCGTCGGGGCACCGTAGTGTCCCCATAGAAGGTAGCCCCCTATCCCGACGAGGAGGCAGGCTAGGAGGAGGGCGATCAGTCCGCGACGGCGGAGTAGATCCCTGAGCTTGGTAGCACTCATACGTATCTATTAAGGTAGTTCATTGTCCCTACAGTGAGGAGGCGGAGCGGCGCCCCGAGCCCCCTACCTATAGCCGTACAGAGCTAGGACTATAGGCTGCTGCAAAAGTACGCCAGTCCGCCACGCGACGGAATACCTATATGTGGGGATATTCGTCCAAGGCCCTCCCTTATAAATAGGTAGGGCCTCCTCCCAAGCCCGCCCCCAGCACAATCCTACCCCTATCCTACCCGAGCCGCGCCCAGCTCGCGGGCGCTGGCTCGAGGGGGCTGGGCGCTCAGCTGGGGCTAGGCAGTGACCAAGGCGCAGAGCGCGCTACCTGAGTGCTACCCTAGACAGCTGTAGCTACCCAAGCCAAGCAATAGCCGTGCCAAAGGAGGCGGGGTGGCGAGCGCGCATGAGGGGCAGCCCCACGGGGAGGCTATACCTATATATGAGGTAAGCGCGGCTACCCAAGCCGCGCAATAGCTGCAGTGGAGGAGGCGGGGCAGAGGAGGCGGGACGTGCAAGAGAGAGAGTATGTGTGTGGGGGGAGAGGGGCAGCACCACGGGGAGGCTATACATATATATAAGGAGTAGCGCCAGCAATCCCCCTCAAAAAGGAGCGCGCCACCGATCCCCTGGAAAGGGCGAAGCCCCCTACCCTACCCGGGCAAGAGGCTTCTACGGATTGTACTAACTAATTAAGATCAATATGCTCTAGGATCTTATGCGGCTAGGGGTTGTCCTGGCAGAGCTTGTTCCCCTTGAGTTCTTGGTAGGGGATGACGAACTGCCAGCGGTTGTCGTCCGCCGTGGTCGGGATCTCCTTGGCGAGGTTGCCCGTATTGCGGTTCAGCCCCACAGTGTAGGCGTTCTTACCTCCACCGAGGCCCTGATAGTTGAGCAGGATGGTGAAGTTGGAGGCCTTGCTGCGGTCGAAGGCCTTCGCCAGACGCTTGAGGTCGAGGAAGCGGACGCCCTCCATGTAGAGGTCGATACGCTTGTGGGCGAAGATCTTGTCGATCAGCGCATCCCCCGACTCGGTAGGTAGGGTGAAGGCGGCATCACGCGTACTGACGATGTCGAGGAGCGTCTGGCGTGCAGCGGCCTCCTTGCCCTGACGCGCCTCAGCCTCGGCCTTGATGTAGTACATCTCAGCCACACGCATCATCACCAGGTCCATGAAGGTAGAGCCCTGAGCCTTGGAGCGGAACTTGATGCACTGCCCCGTGATCTCCCACTGAGGCACATCACCGTTCATCGCGAAGTAGACGCTGTAGGCATCCTTGGGCACCTCGTCGCCCCGGTCGAGGCAGACCCACCACTTGCGGCGTACGTCGCCCGAGCCGAGCTGATCGTAGATGTCACGGTTGATGGCGTAGCGCAGGGACTTGTTGTGTCCAGCGACATTATAGGAGTAGGCTACGGAGAAGCTCCCCCAGCCTAAATCCTGAGTATCGCTCTGGTGATAGCCCCACATCCACTCGGGTGCCTTGTAGTTGTTGAAGCCGTCGATGAGCTCCTCTCCCTTCGCCAGGCGGGAGTTGGACTGCTGGATCGCCTGCGTAGCGTAGTCCTCCGCTGCAGCCCAGTCCTCTTTGCACAGGGCTACACGCGCTGCAATACCGCAGACGGTGGAGTAGCGCAGGTGGTTGCGGTCGGTGGCCTGCTCCAGCCCCTTGAGCACGTCGAGGGACTCCTTGAGGTCCTCCTCGATCTGCTTGTAGGTCTCAGCGACCGTGGAGCGCGCCATCGGCTCGAACTGCTTGGACTGATCCTTATCCGTCCTGAGGATGACCCCGAGGTCGGTGGCAGCGGTAGCCGCACGGTAGCGCTTGGCAAAGAGCTGCACCAGCTGGTGGTAGGCGTAGGCGCGGATGGCCAGGGCCTCGCCATAGGCGTAGCGTGTGGCCACGTGCTTACGCTCCTCCTCGGGCAGGATGGTGCGGTAGCCCGCGATCGCCTTATTGGCGTGCAGGATCAGCGTGTAGTAGCCGTCCCAAGCCTTGTAGGTGAGGCTCTTGTCATTGTCGGTACGATCGCGGTGATCCTGCCAGCGGTAGGTCGCCATGTGGTAGGCGGGCTTGGTATTGATACCATCGTCCCCCAGCATATCCAGCTGTACATTCATCGAGGGGAAGCCGTAGGAGAAGACCTGCTCGAAGTTGTAGTTGTACATCATGTTATGCAGCCCGTTGACGAGCCCCACGATGCCAGGCTCGGTAGCCTCGGCATCCTTATTACTGAGGTTCGCGGTCGGCGTGACGTTGAGGAAGTCCTTCTTGCAGGAGGCCAGCGAGAGGAGCCCGAGGCCGCCTAGGAGTATATACTTCGTGAGTTTCATTGTCGTAGCGATGAGGAGTTAGAAACTTACCTTGAGCGACGTAGAGAAGGTGCGTGGCTGGGCGTAGCCTGCTACAGAGATCACCCCAGAGTAGCTCTGCATCGGGTTCATCCCTCGGCGTGCCGAGAGGACGAAGAGGTTCTCGGCCATGACGCCTATGGCGGCACCCTTGAGCCCGAGCTTCTTGACGATCTTGTCCTCGATGTTGTAGTTCAGCGCGATGTTCTTCAGCGCCAGAGCGGAGCTAGAGATGAGGAAGCGGTCGGACTGCAGCGTGGAGTAGTCCTTCCCCGAGGCCGTGAGGGCGGGGACATCAGTGACGTCACCAGGGTTCTTCCACGCCTTCAGGAGATCGGCGTGCTTGGCACGTCCTCCATTGAGGCTGCGGGACATCAGATCAGCGTAGACCTTGTCGTAGGTCTTACCCCCGAGCTGATAGGCGAAGTTGATGCCGAGGGAGAGACGGCGCCAGGTCAGGTTCGTAGAGAAGCCCCCTGTGACGTCGGGGATCGAGCTGCCGCAGAAGTGACGGCGGGCGAAGTTCCCATCCTTGGTATAGGTAGCCTTGTCCGTATCGTTGAGCCCCTTCTGATCAGGGTAGCGCTCCTTGTCGAGGCGGAACATTGGGCGGCCATCGGCAGGGTCTACCCCGAGGTACTCGTTGAGGTAGAAGTCGTAGATGCTCCCCCCCTCGACATACTTGGTGTACTTGAGCTCGATCCCGTCCTTGCGGTTGGCATCAGGCAGACGGACGATACGATTGGTCAGGAAGGTAGCATTAGCCCCGAGACTCCACTCGAAGTCCTTGGTGCGGAGCAGGGTGCCGTGCAGCTCGAGCTCCAGCCCATAGTTGCGCACCTTACCGATATTGCGATCCTGCGAGCCCATCCCTGAGGAGGCGGGCAGTGAGTAGGCGAAGAGCAGATTGCGCGACTCCTTGTTGAAGAACTCGATCGTCCCCTTGAGGCGACTGCGCAGGAGGACGAACTCCAGGGCGATATCGGTATTCATCTGCGACTCCCAGACGAGGCTAGGATTCCCCAGTACTGCCATACGTAGGCCAGGCTGCTGGTCGTTCTCGTTGGACATACTGTAGAGCGTCTGATAGGGGTAGTAGACCGAGTGGCCCTCCGAGTCGAGGAGGCCGTCATTCCCCGTCCCCCCGATGGAGGCACGTAGCTTCAGCTCATTGATCCAGTCGTAGCGCTGGAGGAAGGATTCCTTGGAGAGGATCCAGCCCGCACCCAGTGACCAGAAGTTCCCCCAGCGGGCATCGGGAGCGAAGCGTGAGGAGCCATCGCGGCGGAAGGAGCCAGAGAAGTTGTAGCGCTGGTCGTAGGTGTAGTTGAGACGAGCGAAGTAGCCCTCCTTGCGGTAGCGTGTGAGGTCAGAGGTGAGGCCAGAGACCTTGGTATAGTTGGACAGCTGGTCGATGACGAGGAACTTCAGTCCCTTCTTCGCCCCATGGAGGTAGTCGTAGTCGTAGCTGTAGCTCTCATGCCCGAGCAGCGCGCTGAGGCTGTGCTTGCCGTAGTCCTTGTCCCAGGAGAGGAGCTGGTTGAAGGTCATCGTCGTCAGGCGTATCTGGTCGTAGTTGAGCAGCCCCCTATTGGACGACTGGTCACCCATGATGTGGTTATAGCGGTGGATGGCCTTCTCGTTATTGACGTCGTAGGAGAGGTTGAGCTGCAGCTTGAGCCCATCCATAGGCTTGATGTCGACGGTGGTACGGGTGGTGACGACATCCTTGCGCGTCGTACGGAGGTCACGCTGTGCGGTCTCGAGGGCGTTGAACCTTCCTAGGTACGGACGATCCTCGCTGTGGTCCCACTGCGGGCGGCCGTTCTCATCGAGGATCAGCTCGCCCGTATGCCGATCACGCAGGTGCATGGGGTAGATGGGGGCGATGCCGTTGACGAAGGAGGGCATATTGGAGGAGTAGGCCCCCAGCGTCCCGGGAGCATCCTGCTCGCTACGGGTGAAGGAGAGGCTCCCCCCGAGGGTGAGGTAGCGGCGCAGGTCGTAGCTGAGGTTGACACGCCCCGAGTAGCGGCGGAAGTTGGTATTCTTCAGGAAGCCCGTCTCATCGAGGTAGCCGAGCGAGAGGAAGGAGCGCATCTTCTCGGTATTGAGCCCCCCGCTGACGCTGTACTCCTGGCGGTGTCCGTGGCCGAAGAGGGCATTATCCCAGTCGAGGTCATCGCCCCACTTGAGGCCCGTGATCTCGGGGTTCATCGTCCCGTCGGGGAGCATGACAGCGGGTATAGAGCCTTTCTTGGGGTCGTAGGTAGTCCCCAGCTGGTATTCCCCAGAGGCGTCAGGCGTGTAGTAGCGCTTGATCCCTGCGTAGGGGTTGTACTTGAGGTCATTGTAGACATCGATGGCAGCCTGCTGCTTAATCGACGTATCCCAGTCGGCATCGCTCATGCCTGCAGGCTTGCGGTAGTTGAGGCGGTAGTCATTGTACCACTGCTGCCAGTGCACCTTGTAGTAGTCCATGGCGCCGATACGGTCGTAGCTGGGGATCCCGCGCTGGGTGAAGCCCTGGCTCATCGAGAAGCTGAAGCTGGGCTCGCCCTTGCTCGCGCCGCTCGCGCCGCGGCGCGTGGTGACGAGGATGACCCCATTCCCTGCGCTCGAGCCGTAGAGGGCGGTAGAGGCAGCGTCCTTGAGGATAGCTACGTTGAGGATATCGGAGGCAGGGAAGTCGGAGAGGCTACCATTATAGATAGCACCGTCGACGACATAGAGCGGAGCAGAGGAGGCATTGATCGAGCCGAAGCCGCGGATGCGGATATCCGCTCCCGAGCCAGGCTGCCCCGAGGACGAGACGACCTGCAGCCCTGGGGCAACCCCCGCCAGCGTCGTGGTGATGTTGGCCACGGGGCGGGACTCCAGCTGCTTGGCCCCGAGCGAGGCCTGTGCCCCGACCAGGCTCTGACGCTTCTGCGTCCCGTAGGCGACGATGACGACGTCGTCCGTGACGCGCTCCTCGGCCTTCAGGATGACCTTCAGCGGCTTACCCGTGAGGGGCACCTTCTGCGTGAGGTAGCCAATACTGCTGATCGTCAGCGTCTTGGCTTGCTCGGGCAGCTTGAGGGTAAAGCGCCCTTGGATATCGGTGAGCACCCCTGTGGAGGGGAATTCAGCACATACGACACTGGCCGCGATGATGGGCTCCTTGTCGTTGGAGGCGATGACCACCCCTGTGACGGTGATCTGCTTCTTCTGCGCCCAGCTGGCTCCTGTGAAGAGGAGCAAGGCCAGGAGAGTGAGTAAACTTCTTCTCATAAGACGCGTGTATTTGAAGTGATCGATAGTGTTTCCTTGTCCTAGTGGGCATCCTGATATGCCGCTAGCGAACTCTTGTGTTGATCCGTCTCGTGTCGTGCTGCGCCGTCCCTCTCTCGTGTGGTATCTTCCTATCCGTGCTACGGCGTCTCGGTAGCCTAGTCTTTCCTTTGTTCGTAGCAAAAGTACACACTCCTCCCATAGAATGCAAGCTCTATTTAAGCAAATATATTAGAAAGACATACATAATTATTTACCGAAGCCGCTACGGGAGCAAAATGTGACAATACGCTACACTCAGCGCCGCTTCCCCACCCGTCAGGACCGCGCTGAGGAGGACAAATAACTTTTATCCGAGCCTAGGGAAAGGCGTCTTTTTGCCAAATTCTCCCCGAAATCAGCCACCCTGGAGCCGCTCCTCCCCCACCCTAAGCAAAAAGACAGCCCCCCCGAGGGCAGCGCAGTGGATGCCAAGGGGGGCTGTCTCTAGGGATAGCAGTCAGCGCTCTGAGGAACGTCAGTCAGCGCCGTGAGGGATAGCAGTCGGGAGGCTGAGGGGTATGGGTCAGCTGCCTGAGTGATCGGGCTCAGGGAGGTAAGCGGGCAAGCGGGGCAAGGGGAGCGGACTGGAGCAAGGGCGGCCCGCCCCCAGCAAGCGCCTGATGGCTAGCGTCCCCAGCTGCTGCGGTCGAGCTTGCGGTAGCTGATGGCCTCGCTGATGTGCTCCTTGCCTATGGTCTCCTCACCCGCGAGGTCGGCGATGGTGCGCGCCACCTTGAGGATGCGGTCGTAGGCGCGGGCCGAGAGGTCGAGGCGCTCCATAGCGACACGCAGCCGCTCCAGCCCCTCGGCATCGGGACGCGCCAGGCGCTGCGTCAGCGCCGCCGTCATCTGAGCGTTGCAGTGCACCCCAGGGCAATCTGCGAAGCGCTGGGTCTGCAGCTCGCGCGCCCGCAGCACCCGCTCTCGGATGGCGGCACTCGCCTCCCCGGGCTCCGTGGCGGAGAGCTTCTCGAAGGGTACGGGAGCTATCTCCACCTGCAGGTCTATGCGGTCCAGCAGCGGGCCTGAGACCTTGCCCAGATAGTGCTGCACCTGCTGCGGCGTGCACTCGCAGTGCCGTGTGGGGTGATTGTAGTAGCCGCAGGGGCAGGGATTCATCGCCGCCACGAGCATGAAGCCCGCGGGGTAGTCCACCGAGTAGCGCGCTCGTGCCACCGTCACCTGCCGCTCCTCCAGCGGCTGGCGCATGACCTCCAGCACGCTGCGGCTGAACTCGGGCAGCTCGTCCAGGAAGAGCACCCCATTATGCGCCAGGCTGATCTCGCCCGGCTGCGGGCTGGCACCGCCCCCCACCAGCGCCACGGGCGAGATGGAGTGATGCGGCGCGCGGAAGGGGCGCGTCGTCATCAGCGTCACATCACGCCCTAGCTTCCCCGAGACGGAGTAGATCTTCGTCGTCTCGAGGGACTCGCCGAGGGTGAAGGGCGGCAGGATGCTCGGTAGGCGCTTGGCCATCATCGACTTGCCGCTCCCTGGGGCACCTATCATCAGGATGTTGTGCCCCCCAGCGGCGGCGACCTCGAGGGCGCGCTTGACCCGCTCCTGCCCCCGCACCTCGGCGAAGTCCAGCGTCAGCTCCTCTCGTGCCTCGTAGAAGGTACGACGCGTATCGACCTCTACCTCGGGGAGCTCCGCCTGCCCCGTGAGCATATCGATGACAGAGCGGAGCGTGGGGGCGCCATAGACCTTGAGCTGATTGACCACCGCGGCCTCGCGCGCATTATCCTCGGGGAGGATGAAGCCCTCGAAGTGCTCTGCACGCGCCTGTATGGCTATGGGCAGCGCCCCGCGGATCGGGCGGAGCGATCCGTCCAGCGACAGTTCGCCCATGATCATGTAGCGCTCGAGGGCCTCCGCGGGGATCTGCCCATCGGCAGCGAGGATGCCGAGGGCTAGCGGCAGATCATAGGCCGAGCCCTCCTTCCGGAGGTCGGCAGGGCTCATGTTGATCACGAGGCGCTTGCCGGGGAACTTGTAGCCGCTGGACTCGATAGCGGAGATGATGCGGTCTTGACTCTCCTTGATGGCGGCATCGGGAAGCCCGACGAGCTGAAAGTAGCAGCCGGGCGTACAGTTGACTTCGATCGTCACCGTCCGCGCCTGGATACTCTGCAGGGCGGCGGCAAAGGTGCGTACGAGCATGGTATATATAAGGTATAGGCGGAGCGGCACCACCTGGGCGCTGCCCCTAGAGCTAGGGAGGAAAAAAGCTAAGGTCAAGTGCCCGAGGGCTACTTGACCTTACCTAGTGTGTCGATGTGGAAGAGGCGGGTGGCGGCGGTCCCCGTCAAGCCGTAGCTGCGGCGTAGCTCAGTGACCAGCCCCAGGCTGTCGCAGAAGGCGATGCCCTCGAGGCTATCGCGGCGCAGCTGCTGGCGTGCCTCGCGTGCGGAGGGCGTAGGCAGGAGGAAGACGAAGCCGAGGCTATCAGGGCGCGCAGCAGCACGCAGACGACGCTGCTCGGTAGCCGTGAGGATCACCCCGCCCTCGGGCGAGGCGAAGACCAGCACCAGCGGATGGCGCGCATAGAGCTCGGAGAGGCTACGCTCGCGCCCCTCGATGTCGCGCCCTGAGAAAGGCAGCGCCGCCGTGGGGCTGAGCTGGACACCCGCTAGAGGCGGCTCCTGCTCCTGCCAGCGCCCTCCACGCAGCTCGTAGTAGCGCAGGCGCTGTCCACCCGCATGGCTGATGAGCACGGCGTGGTAGCGGCTGGTGTCGGGGCTGAGGCTAAGCGCCGCGTCGTAGTGCAGGAGGCTATCCGTGTACTGCGGCTGGCCGATGTAGGTCACGAGCGCCAGCGTATCGCTTGACCCCTGCCGCTCGAGCTTGGTCTCGAGCTCGGGGAGGGAGGAGGAGCGGCAGGCACTAGCGAGGACGAGCAAAGCGAGGGCGCCGAGGCTGCGGCTAAGGAGCTTCTTCATCGGAGTACAACTTGTCATTAGGGACGCACATAGTCTTCGCTGAGGGAGAAGGTCGAGACGGGGAGCCCCGTACGGCCTACGAGATTGGCATCGGTATAGGGGCGCCAGGCGTAGCGTACCGTGAGGCAGCCGCCCTGCAGCTGCGTGGGGACGGTCAGCCGCAGCTCAGCCCCCTGCACTCGAGCCTCGACGGGATAGACGAGCCCATCCTCCGTGAGGAGCTCGAAGCCTCGTATCGGCTGTCCGTCCGAGGTCCTCAGAGCGCTCGTATGGACGAAGCTCAGGAAGAGCTCACCGCCCTGACGCGTGATGCGCGCCACCTCGGGGCTGCGCGCCTCGAGGCTGCGGTAGCCGTAGTCATTATAGAGAGCCAGCAGCGCCAGGCGATGCCCTAGCGGCTGCTTCTGTCGTGGATGGACATCCTTAGGGTCGCCATGGTCGCTGGAGACGATCATCTCAAGGCCCTCGGAGGGGCGCTGCATGCGGCGCTGGCTGTCGCGGAAGTGCGGCCAGGAGGGGCGGTTGATGGAGCTGAGCTGCACGTAGTAGAAGGGCAGGGGCGCACCGAAGTAGCTGCGCCAGCTCTTGACCAGCAGGGGAAAGAGACGCTCGTGCACCTCGATGTTGTGGGCGTTCGACTCGCCCTGATACCAGAGGACGCCGCGCAGCGCATAGTGCTCCAGCGGACGGATGCCCGTATCGAAGAGGTAGTGCGGCGCATAGGGGTGACGCGTCAGCGGGCTATCCTTCAGCTTGACATTCTCCGAGGCACGCTGCCGCACCCAGGGCATGATGAAGTCATTGCTCCGCCAGCGACGCAGCAGCCCAGGGAGCTCCTCCTCGAGGCTCGCGCGGTCGATCCACGCCTCCGTGGGCGCCCCTCCGACGGCGTTGACGATGATGCCGACGGGGACCCTGAGGCTGTCGCGTAGCTCGCGGGCAAAGTGGTAGGCCACGGCCGAGAGGGAGGCAGCCGTCTCAGGTGTCGTGCGCTGCCAGCGGGCAGGCAGGTAGTACTCCAGGCGGTTCAGCGAGTCAAGGAAGCTCACGGGCCAGCTCACGGGGTCGGTAGCGTGCGCGGGCTTCATATCATAGATACGTAGGAGGCTGTCGGAGGCCGAGGCAGCCTGCTGGCGCGTGTCGGTCTCGCGGAGCATCATCGCCATATTGGACTGCCCCGAGCAGAGCCACACCTCGCCGAAGTATACATCGCGTAGGGCGAGGGCCTTGGTCTTGGTCGCAATATCCAGTCTGTAGGGCCCGCCTGCAGCATGGGGCGGCAGCTGGAGCGTCCAGCGGCCATCGTCAGTGGCGCGGGTGGTGAAGCGCTGCCCCTTGAGGCTCACGCGCACCTCTTCGCCGGCATTAGCACGGCCACGCAGCGTGAGGGGACGATCGCGCTGCAGTACCATCCCATCGGTATAGACAGCGGGCAGCTGCAGGCCGCCGTAGTCGCCCGTGATGGCGCCGTAGACCGTCTGCGCTAGGATCACCGCTCCCGCAGGGTCGGGATGGATAGCGTCGGGGAGGTAATGGGGATAGGGATAGAGGGGCTCGTGCAGGTCGATAAGCTGGACGCCCGCCCCGCGTGCCACCTGGTCGATGGCGTGCTGAATCTGGGTCTGCCAGTCCCGCGTGCCCGACTCAAAGCGTGGGTGCTCCGCCCCTATGGGCGTGGTGCGGGCGATGAGGATGCGCACCTTGGGATTGATCGTGCGCAGGGTGTCGATGAGGTGGCGGTAGTTGGGGACGAACTCGTCACGGTAGTTGGGCCAGTTGCGCGGGTCGGTATCGTTGACCCCGAGGTGGATGACGGCGATGTCGGCCTTATAGGCCAGCGCCTGCCGATACTCCTCCTGCTGGACGTAGGGACGGTGGCCGCGCTCCAGCAGCGTCGCCCCAGACTTACCGAAGTTGCCCACCTCGTAGCGCTCTCCCAGCATGCGCTGCAGGAGCGCGGGGTAGGCTTGCTGCTCTCTATCAGGCAATAGGTAGCCGTAGGTGATGCTATTACCTATACAGGCTACGCGTAGGGGCTTACCTTTGTGCCTGGCGGCCTGCCCCGTGAGGGAGAGCCCCGAGAGGGCGAGCACGAGGAGAAGGGGACGTAGTGCTTGCTTCATATTCTA harbors:
- a CDS encoding YifB family Mg chelatase-like AAA ATPase, whose amino-acid sequence is MLVRTFAAALQSIQARTVTIEVNCTPGCYFQLVGLPDAAIKESQDRIISAIESSGYKFPGKRLVINMSPADLRKEGSAYDLPLALGILAADGQIPAEALERYMIMGELSLDGSLRPIRGALPIAIQARAEHFEGFILPEDNAREAAVVNQLKVYGAPTLRSVIDMLTGQAELPEVEVDTRRTFYEAREELTLDFAEVRGQERVKRALEVAAAGGHNILMIGAPGSGKSMMAKRLPSILPPFTLGESLETTKIYSVSGKLGRDVTLMTTRPFRAPHHSISPVALVGGGASPQPGEISLAHNGVLFLDELPEFSRSVLEVMRQPLEERQVTVARARYSVDYPAGFMLVAAMNPCPCGYYNHPTRHCECTPQQVQHYLGKVSGPLLDRIDLQVEIAPVPFEKLSATEPGEASAAIRERVLRARELQTQRFADCPGVHCNAQMTAALTQRLARPDAEGLERLRVAMERLDLSARAYDRILKVARTIADLAGEETIGKEHISEAISYRKLDRSSWGR
- a CDS encoding RagB/SusD family nutrient uptake outer membrane protein: MKLTKYILLGGLGLLSLASCKKDFLNVTPTANLSNKDAEATEPGIVGLVNGLHNMMYNYNFEQVFSYGFPSMNVQLDMLGDDGINTKPAYHMATYRWQDHRDRTDNDKSLTYKAWDGYYTLILHANKAIAGYRTILPEEERKHVATRYAYGEALAIRAYAYHQLVQLFAKRYRAATAATDLGVILRTDKDQSKQFEPMARSTVAETYKQIEEDLKESLDVLKGLEQATDRNHLRYSTVCGIAARVALCKEDWAAAEDYATQAIQQSNSRLAKGEELIDGFNNYKAPEWMWGYHQSDTQDLGWGSFSVAYSYNVAGHNKSLRYAINRDIYDQLGSGDVRRKWWVCLDRGDEVPKDAYSVYFAMNGDVPQWEITGQCIKFRSKAQGSTFMDLVMMRVAEMYYIKAEAEARQGKEAAARQTLLDIVSTRDAAFTLPTESGDALIDKIFAHKRIDLYMEGVRFLDLKRLAKAFDRSKASNFTILLNYQGLGGGKNAYTVGLNRNTGNLAKEIPTTADDNRWQFVIPYQELKGNKLCQDNP
- a CDS encoding GDSL-type esterase/lipase family protein, translated to MKQALRPLLLVLALSGLSLTGQAARHKGKPLRVACIGNSITYGYLLPDREQQAYPALLQRMLGERYEVGNFGKSGATLLERGHRPYVQQEEYRQALAYKADIAVIHLGVNDTDPRNWPNYRDEFVPNYRHLIDTLRTINPKVRILIARTTPIGAEHPRFESGTRDWQTQIQHAIDQVARGAGVQLIDLHEPLYPYPHYLPDAIHPDPAGAVILAQTVYGAITGDYGGLQLPAVYTDGMVLQRDRPLTLRGRANAGEEVRVSLKGQRFTTRATDDGRWTLQLPPHAAGGPYRLDIATKTKALALRDVYFGEVWLCSGQSNMAMMLRETDTRQQAASASDSLLRIYDMKPAHATDPVSWPVSFLDSLNRLEYYLPARWQRTTPETAASLSAVAYHFARELRDSLRVPVGIIVNAVGGAPTEAWIDRASLEEELPGLLRRWRSNDFIMPWVRQRASENVKLKDSPLTRHPYAPHYLFDTGIRPLEHYALRGVLWYQGESNAHNIEVHERLFPLLVKSWRSYFGAPLPFYYVQLSSINRPSWPHFRDSQRRMQRPSEGLEMIVSSDHGDPKDVHPRQKQPLGHRLALLALYNDYGYRSLEARSPEVARITRQGGELFLSFVHTSALRTSDGQPIRGFELLTEDGLVYPVEARVQGAELRLTVPTQLQGGCLTVRYAWRPYTDANLVGRTGLPVSTFSLSEDYVRP
- a CDS encoding SusC/RagA family TonB-linked outer membrane protein, whose amino-acid sequence is MRRSLLTLLALLLFTGASWAQKKQITVTGVVIASNDKEPIIAASVVCAEFPSTGVLTDIQGRFTLKLPEQAKTLTISSIGYLTQKVPLTGKPLKVILKAEERVTDDVVIVAYGTQKRQSLVGAQASLGAKQLESRPVANITTTLAGVAPGLQVVSSSGQPGSGADIRIRGFGSINASSAPLYVVDGAIYNGSLSDFPASDILNVAILKDAASTALYGSSAGNGVILVTTRRGASGASKGEPSFSFSMSQGFTQRGIPSYDRIGAMDYYKVHWQQWYNDYRLNYRKPAGMSDADWDTSIKQQAAIDVYNDLKYNPYAGIKRYYTPDASGEYQLGTTYDPKKGSIPAVMLPDGTMNPEITGLKWGDDLDWDNALFGHGHRQEYSVSGGLNTEKMRSFLSLGYLDETGFLKNTNFRRYSGRVNLSYDLRRYLTLGGSLSFTRSEQDAPGTLGAYSSNMPSFVNGIAPIYPMHLRDRHTGELILDENGRPQWDHSEDRPYLGRFNALETAQRDLRTTRKDVVTTRTTVDIKPMDGLKLQLNLSYDVNNEKAIHRYNHIMGDQSSNRGLLNYDQIRLTTMTFNQLLSWDKDYGKHSLSALLGHESYSYDYDYLHGAKKGLKFLVIDQLSNYTKVSGLTSDLTRYRKEGYFARLNYTYDQRYNFSGSFRRDGSSRFAPDARWGNFWSLGAGWILSKESFLQRYDWINELKLRASIGGTGNDGLLDSEGHSVYYPYQTLYSMSNENDQQPGLRMAVLGNPSLVWESQMNTDIALEFVLLRSRLKGTIEFFNKESRNLLFAYSLPASSGMGSQDRNIGKVRNYGLELELHGTLLRTKDFEWSLGANATFLTNRIVRLPDANRKDGIELKYTKYVEGGSIYDFYLNEYLGVDPADGRPMFRLDKERYPDQKGLNDTDKATYTKDGNFARRHFCGSSIPDVTGGFSTNLTWRRLSLGINFAYQLGGKTYDKVYADLMSRSLNGGRAKHADLLKAWKNPGDVTDVPALTASGKDYSTLQSDRFLISSSALALKNIALNYNIEDKIVKKLGLKGAAIGVMAENLFVLSARRGMNPMQSYSGVISVAGYAQPRTFSTSLKVSF